GTGACTACGATGTAACTGATGGACCAGATGCATATGACGAGGAGGGAGATGATGACGGTAGTGATGGCTCCGAATCGTCAGATAGCAGTGACAGTAGCGACTCAAGCGCTGATGACGACAGCGATGACAGATCAGATGGTGAAAGTGGAGATGATGAAAGCGGTGATTCTGATGACAGCGATGGCAGTGATGGAAGCGATAGTAGCGATAGCAGCGACTCCAGCGACTCTAGCGACTCTAGCGATTCTAGCGACTCCAGCGATTCCAGCGATTCCAGCGATTCTGACTCCTACGAAGATGACTCTGAAAGCGATAGCAGCGAGTCTGATAGCGGAGATGATGACAGTGAATCTGACAGCGATTCCGATTCCGAAAGCTACAGCGATAGCTACAGCGATAGCTCTGACGATGACGACAGTGAATCATCCTCAGACAGCGACAGTTACTCCGACAGCGATAGCAGCTCTGATAGCGAGTCCGAAAGCGAGAGCGAGTCTGAAAGCGAATCTAGCAGCAGTGAAAGTGGAGATGATGATGATAGCGATAGCAGTGACAGCGATAGTtccagcagcagcagcagcagcagtaGCAGCAGCAGCAGTGACAGCGACAGCGACAGCGACAGCAGCAGTGGAAGCGACAGCGATGATGACAGCGATGATGACGACAGCAGTGACAGCGATAGCGACAGTGACAGCGATAGCGACAGTGACAGCGACAGCTACAGTGAGGAAGATGATGACAGCTCTGATGATGATGATAGCTCTGATGACAGCTACAGTGATGAGTACAGCGACAGCAGTGACAGCGATAGCAGTGACAGCAGCGACAGCAGCGATAATGACGACAGCGATGATGATGACAGCAGCGATAGCAGCGATGAAAACTAAATCATTTTATAAGTTGTAAGTATGccaaacgattttttttctcttttcaataaaaatactattttgttcttaaaaaatttgtttcataatttacaacttttttttttacagatccATCTCGCCTTGAATTCCAACTTAATTAGGAAAGGGAAACCAAGAAAAAGACAATTTAATCTCAGTTTACAAATGCGCTAAAATCAACTTCGGACTTTATTCCTGatgttcaaatatttcttttgacGCTGCTattcattatacatatatatataaaaaataaatagcgGAATGCTTCCGTTATTTCAGAGGTGAAAATGTATACtaggaaaacaaaaacaaccaaGATAAATCATTTGGAAAAATTCTTTCGTTCGCGTTTTGTGTCCAAGCATTCTGACCAGTATTAGGCGATGTCAATCACATCTTGATCCATTCTGTACTTTTTGGTGAGTTACACGAGGAGGAAGCTTCTAGGAAAGGGTTTTGTTTGCGTAAGAGGAGTGTGTCTAAAGATACAATGTACgagataattatttatttcttattacttAGATTGTAAATAAAATGCTCAGTTGTTACAATTATTATCATCTTCTTCCTGTTATCATTTCAATGATGCTTTgatcagaaaaataaacaaaaattgacaATCTGACAATCATTTATTGGCTCCTTTGGGGTATTCTATTTGCTGCTTTGGTCCATCAGTAAGGATTGAAAGCTGCctatttgatcattaatatcagTCCACTGAACATAAATACGAAACAAATTAGGTTGGAATATTAAAAGACGTAAATAAACAGCGCACCATCTATACAAGATACAATGGAAGATTTGGTCGTTGATAATAACGTTGTGTTATCCAAATGCATACGTAGTTGTTCTTCATAGAGCAGTGATTCTGTAAAAGAGCTTACAAGTTCCGATACCTCTGACGAAGCCAAAACAGTTTTAGGCACATTATCATGCTTGCATAGAATCTAACATTATTGATACTTCATGGGAAAGACCAAAATAAAATCGTGACAAAAGTGAGATTCTTCATCTACCAGTATAcatgatataaatcaatcggagtttttctttcacttttatatatttaattagatTAAAAGAAAACCGAAGAGTTTACGTTGCTATCATGTAGATAAAAACAGATTATATTCGAGCTAGATAAGAAtggtttgaaaataatttcagaTTCAACAAAACCCaataaaatttatctttaaagtaagtaaacatttaaattcattaaatcttCTGGCAATACATCGTCGATAAAGATATAAAGCCCTTAGTGATCTTCATAAAAGCTTTCAAAAAGCACTTACTTACGCTGACACTTGATCACGATCCGCCATTACATTTTGACACATTCactaatttaaatgaaaatcatcatAATCAAGTCATAATTATTAATAGGTTTGTGGTTTCCTCGAATCCGTATATACTTGAAAGAAACGATACGACGACAAGCATCCAATTAAAACGACATTTAATGATTGCAGTGTCGTGaatttaaaatgacattaacaCAAGATTTGACCCTGTTTAATTAAGATGACAAACAGCCATCATAATTTAACTTTGGCTATTTGCGTAACAAGAAGCGATGCTCTTGACACAAAGGCGtcttaaatcttttgtttatcAGAATAAgtcaaatgaatctaaaaacagaaattttaaaaacagttttagcTACAAAACAAGCTATTAAGTTAAAAAGACATAGTATAGTATTATTTTGAAACAAGAGGATTTTAAAGTCCATATGCATAAGAattattcggatttttttttttgtttaattgctAAATAAAATGATCTGGAATGGAAACTAAGAATGACCTTTACTGTCTTGATGATAATCAAATTGTAATTTATATGGAACAATTAtcattatgtaaatttaatttaatttaaacattttattgatagCTCAAAAGGATTGGGCAACAGGCTCTGTCTATGTAAACCCTCTACAAACAATaatgttaattgattttttttaaaagtggttCTTCTCTAAAACAAGCATCTGGGAAACTTTCCTGAAGACAGCTTTTGGCTGAATAACTAACTAAAGTGATTTCATAAAACAGAACAATTTTCAACTCGTGAACAGATATTTATAGGAACGTACGGTTTGCTCCTTCCTCAGCTGTCTGTAGGACCAACTCAGTTCAGGTAGATCACTGTACTTGTGTTGcacatttgtaaatatcatttgtaATACTATACTTAATAGCCTGTCCAATGATTATTTTGCAGTAAATTTAAACGACTTTCAGTGAaaatacatactagtatatatatacatgtgaaagaagtacaattgaaatcgataaaagagAACACCCATGAcacttcattgacacattatcttTTTCATTCGGAAAAATCCACatgaacaaaaacagatttctgAGATTTCTTAGATTTCTTTAATAGTAAAATgggaagtcactcggaatacctcgtacaatttttcaacgttatcatccggttACTTTTATCTTGCAATGCAAATTCTTCTTtgctttttatcttttatttaaacCTGAGAACCTAGAGGCCCCCTTTGACTTTCAAAACAGAgaaattggtaattttttttcaaactattgagtaaacatcgtttgaatcctgagATATATTTTAAGGTATCCAATGTgtaatgaagggatattgaacaattttgaatcaaatacgtattgctagataacaatgaaagtgaaatgaaacaaattcacatgactgacaacatatataagaagccggtcattttgcaccctaattttttttagagttatctcccttgttgaaaaaaaaagattttaatttcgtcaaaatatctgcggtaaatgattcattttatttcatatcttaataaagagaaagtttatgcatgtactTACCAAGAGAGTTCCCCATTGTCCTGGCCTAACCTCAAAGTTGGTCTGGCCTCACTTTTGGCTTGTACAAAAATGTTTGGCTccctttttttctttacaatattctcagatttttaaaatctaacttgaaattattttgtttcaattatAAAACACCTGGTTATcgcattgattttgaattggTTTCAGTATACCTCTTTAGTTAGAGCTTTCATAAACTTTCAACAATCTTAATTACTTAATAGtgagtgtacatgtacatgtataatttgcaTCAATCCTATTCTAAATAAGAAGTCATCAAATACTAATTCAGTGGATATGCAACGTCATTCACAAATGTATTGAAGCTTGGCATGCAAAAGGATGCAGGCAATAAATCTCACTTTTGGGCTGAAGCTGGTGActaatataaaagaaaactggttttgttaaatgatattttgacGATTcagagattttaaaatatgaagttGTTTATATGTAGGTATGGATGTTTACAAATGCCCGTATTTTAATGAGCTGTTAAGTCTGACCTCAGCTGTGATTCAGTTTAATACAGACTACAACTCCTGTTATTAATGAGTTTCCCATAAATTTCTTCAGCCTTACACAAACATTCTATTATTGTTGTCAGAGTGATGAAAACATCTTCCGTGATCTAGCATTCAATGTTGCAGAGACAATGGAATggtccttttttttctttcttttttcaaaaagtgcatttaagaaataaatattcgTTAAAAACcagataataattaaaatttaatgctTTATTTGCATGCTaaactttgaattttgaattcataaaatactttttacgttgttttttaataatcaaGGGGGACCAACATATATCATATCTGTTCTTTTGTCTACCCCAATTCTATGATAATGGTAAATGTCTGTAAAAGTTTACAAATAACCATTCATTAAAACACTGCCATTCTAAAACACTTCACAAACTTTTCCACTCAAACATAACCTGTAAAATGGAAAATAAGAAGTTACGCCAAAGTTGTAAAAGGTTGCAACTgggaaaatgggaaaaaaaattacaacttgAAGGATGAGGATGTTTGCGACTGGGGGACGGTATCCAGGCAAAccaataataaataacaaatatggTTTTAATTATCATACAAATTATACCCTGCCAAAATattaaagaagaagaaaaaaatagattgaAGTCCTGCGAAGTATGGAAAAAGGTAACATAGATGAAGTATCTtgtgttctgaaaaaaaaatattaggaatTGTGTATGATACActttcaataaaatgaaataattaatttcataataagaGAATCATGAGTGAAATCgccatttttttctattcaaacTAAACTGTAATTGCACTAAAAAGGGAGAGTAACAGATtcacaatttatattaattttgaatttttcagacGTGCAGCTGTTCGCATAGAAAAGTGTAACATAAATGGTAAATGAAAATGGGTGGTGAGTACCGAGAGACATTCTGAAGTCGCAAACGCCCGAATCTCTGATTGTTCCGAGTATCTCATATCACGTGATCAAAGGGTATACATACGGAGATATCCGGAGTCTGCAGTCAGTTGCTCTGTTGACGCTGAAGAGAATATTTCTAGGAAAGGTTCGTAAGTCAATATTGCTCAGCGATTTGCAAAACAATAATACTGCTAAATAGAAGCAACTTGTCTTAGTGAGCGTTGCTTGTTAAATTTAGCGGCAAGACATTTGTTTTCAGTTATAAGGGTGCTTCATGGAGTCACTTTGATGTGACCGATAGAAGCTACGGGTTGTTAAAAGCGACCGATAGAAGCTAAGGGTCGCTTGAAGCGATGGAGTGCTTCGGAGCGACGCATAGAGTTCGGCTAGGGCCcatacatttaatatattaatatttaattgagtttttaatcaataaacgATAGGAAAGCGACAAGGAAAATTAATATATGTCTTAAACAATTATCATAATAATCAAACACCTCAGCAAGGTATCAAAGGGGATCCGTTATTATATAATACCGTGTTCAGGCAGACACGTTACAAAATTTGGCGCCCTCGTTGGGACTACGTTTGATTGTATGATTTTTgtctattaaatttttttttcattaaataataatcttttgtttttatgtataaaatggcaTTGGAAAACATTACCAAGGAAATAGAGAGTATTGAAGCAGAGCTTAACAGGACGACGTTTGAACACTCGATGAAACTTAGAGAGGATATAAAACAGCAGACCTCGACTCCAGCTTATCAAACTGTTCGGAAAAGCGACTCTGGAATAATGTCTGAAGGTCCAACGGAAATCAGATTCAAAAGAAGAGAATATAAGAAAACGTATGACCCTGAATATCCAGAGGATCTCGGTTAAACGGCATCGCCAAGGTTTCGTGATAAGAATCGAATAGATGTGAGAGAAAATGAACCGCGAATTACAGTCAGGCGACAACGACCGCTTGAAGCGCCTACAGAAAAAGATGAGGGAGGATATAAAAATCCCGATACTTCTTTTAATAAGCCACCAACTTTATATAGCCATCGACATTTGATGGTAGCGCTTCGTGGCTAGATTACGAATCGCATTTTGAAGCATGGCATCCTTGAATGGGTGTACAGGCAGGGAAAAAAGTATCTACATAGCAGTGTCCTTAAGAGGAAACGCCCAGGGCGAATTAGGCAGAAACTACAATTAACTCGTAAGGGCTTTAGAAGACCACTTTGCACCTAGCAATATAGCGTTCAATTTAGAGAGCGTAGACAGAAAGCAAAAACTAGACCTGAGGAAGAGGCTAAGCAACCTCAGTGGCGTTTAATAGACCAAGTGAAGCCGGAGTGTATGCCGTTGTCTACATAGGCGGGACTGAGATAAAAATGCTGTAAGATACAGGAGCGACTGTTACCTTGCTTTCGGAAAGAGTTCAACAATCAGAGATTCGGGCGTTTGCGACTGCAGAATGTCTTTCGGTACTCACCATCCATTTTCATTTACCCTTTATGTTACAAAAGCATCTAACTTCAAATCTTATACGTTGGGAGGTATGTTAATTTCTATCTGTGCTGTTTCAGTAAAattagtaaatatttaaaattattagaaTTATGCAATGAATATACTtgtatttgcattttaatttacgattgatttaaatgaattttaatttaatgattttcagGATTCTGTCTAATGTTTGGAATGATTCTCCTGTAAAGAAACCAGGTTTGTAAGTAAGCtaaataaaaatactaacaacattacattgtttttaaaaggaaagCTTATCATTGAGGGAAATAAGTATTGTTCATGATTTATATGCAGGGaaaaatgagatgaaaaaaCCTGAACATGTAGACCTTACGAAATTCCCTGCGTCAGTAATAATTGTAATTTCAAGTTCAGACGAAGGTACCCCATCAACCAAAACCAAAGGAAATAGTGCACGCTATGTTATCacaacaggggggggggggattcgtGAATTAACTGCTCCGGGACAACACGTGAAAATAGACAACAAGTAAGTAATTTCAAGTATGCAATgaaggaagaaaaaataatgatccACTCTTAAATATGGAAGCCACTAAGGAACAGTCGCTGGACAAAGACTCGGCGTTTGTGAGAGACGTGTCTGCGTCACTTGAATTTTCTGTATTCATGGCCGCTAAACAACAATTAATTGATATAGAATATTTCTGCACAAATGCTGAACATTTGTCAGTCCTTGGAGTCGATGCAACATTTAATGTTGGAAAATACTTTTCCACGTTAACAACATACAGACATTTGATGCTTGAAACAAGTAAGAAGACCAATCCTGTTTTCATTGGACCAGCTTTGATTCACCAAAGGAGACTCTTCGATTCATACTTCACATTGCTgtcaaatattgttaaatataatCCGAAAATTCAGGGAGTGCTAGTTTATGGCAGtgatggagagaaaaaaaatttcagattcAATTGACTCTTGTTTTACAACTTCAAAACGCCTTCTTTGCAATATACATATGAAGGGCAACATAAAAAGGAAACTCAGTGACCTGAACATAAAAGGACACATAGGTAAAGAATACATAACAGATTCGTTCTGAAAAGGTACCGGTTCTTGTGGACTGTCCCAATGCAGAGTAATTcgacaaaaaattgaatttaaaaaggtTTTAAGGGTTGAACGACATATCCATGGTGAATAATTTCTATACTGACTATTTTGTCATGTACAAAGCGGATCTGGAAAAAAAACTACATGACGGCGGATTTGAGGACAATGTGTGGCTTTGGGTACCCTCCTTCGATGTACAACCAAAATGCAAACGAATGTGCAAATAGCGTTATTAAGCGGGacatcaaaatagaaaaatttagtgtACAAGATTGTGTAACACACCTCCAAAATATTGTACAACGCCAGTATGATGAGGCCAGGCTGGCAGTGTTAGGAAGAGGAGAATACTTAATTTCTGAACCATAAAGAGAACACCAagttaattaagaaaaatagggttttgctaaaacgcggaacggaaaacggaacggaaagcggaacggaagggaaaacggaaaatcttatctaatgttatttacctcatagatttgttaatcatgctaaaacgatatactttatgtacctttttaattttttttgaaagattagcaatatttgattatttatttaagaatgtttatttccttaaaattaacagtacactatattctgtccgaaaatatcctcgattcactt
This genomic window from Magallana gigas chromosome 5, xbMagGiga1.1, whole genome shotgun sequence contains:
- the LOC105323395 gene encoding clumping factor A, translating into MKGLAILVFCALIAVGISYPVPDETTDEPDVTDAPDAGDYDVTDGPDAYDEEGDDDGSDGSESSDSSDSSDSSADDDSDDRSDGESGDDESGDSDDSDGSDGSDSSDSSDSSDSSDSSDSSDSSDSSDSSDSDSYEDDSESDSSESDSGDDDSESDSDSDSESYSDSYSDSSDDDDSESSSDSDSYSDSDSSSDSESESESESESESSSSESGDDDDSDSSDSDSSSSSSSSSSSSSSDSDSDSDSSSGSDSDDDSDDDDSSDSDSDSDSDSDSDSDSYSEEDDDSSDDDDSSDDSYSDEYSDSSDSDSSDSSDSSDNDDSDDDDSSDSSDEN